The genomic interval TCGAGCAGCCCAGCCAGTGGCTGAGCATCCTGCTGAACTTCCTGCCGATCATCCTGCTGTTCGCCATGATGTACTTCTTCTTCATGCGTGCCCAGGGCGGCCAGAACGGCGTCATGCAGTTCGGGCAGAGCAAGGCCAAGAAATACGGCAAGGAAAACCGCGTGCAGACCAAGTTCACGGACGTGGCCGGTCACGAGGAAGCCAAGAAGGAACTCATCGAGGTCGTGGACTTCCTGAAAAACCCAGGGAAGTACCACCAGATCGGCGCCGAGATTCCCAAAGGCGTGCTGCTCGTCGGCCCTCCCGGCACCGGTAAGACCCTGCTGGCCCGCGCCATTGCCGGCGAGGCCGACGTGCCGTTCTTCTCGGTCAGCGCCAGCGAGTTCATGGAGATGTTCGTGGGTGTCGGCGCCAGCCGCGTGCGCACCCTGTTCGAGGACGCCCGCAAGAGCGCCCCGGCGATCATGTTCATCGACGAAATCGACTCCATCGGCCGGAAACGTGGCGCCGGCATCGGCGGCGGGCACGACGAACGCGAACAGACCCTCAACCAGATCCTCTCGGAGATGGACGGCTTCGACAAATCCAGCTCTGTCATCGTGCTCGGTGCCACCAACCGCCCCGACGTGCTGGACCCCGCGCTGCTGCGCCCCGGCCGCTTCGACCGTCAGGTCACCATTGACCTGCCGAACCTCAAGGAACGCGAAGCGATTCTCAAGGTGCACCTGCGCAACAAGCCCCTGGCGGGCGGCGTGGACGTCAACGAGATTGCCAAGAGCACCCCGTACTTCTCCGGCGCGGACCTGAAGAACGTCACGAACGAAGCGGCGCTTGAAGCCGCGCGCCTGAGCAAGACGCAGATCGACATGAGTGACTTCTACCGCGCGCTGGACAAGATCACGCTGGGCCTCGAGAACGGCAGCCTGACCATCAGCGACCAGGAGAAGAAGGCCATCGCGTACCACGAGGCCGGACACGCCGTCACGGCCGCCGTGATTCCCGGCAGCGACAAACTTCAGAAGGTCAGCATCATCCCGCGCGGCCGGGCGCTCGGCGCCGCGTTCTACCTGCCCGAAGAGCAGGTGCTGATGAGCAAGGAACGCCTGGAGAACCAGCTGATCGTCGCCCTGGGCGGCCGGGCGGCCGAGGAAGTCTTTATGGGCAGCGTCACCAGCGGCGCCGCCGACGATTTCCGCAAGGCCACCAACATCGCCCGCAAGATGGTGCTGGAGTGGGGCATGGGCGACAACTTCAAGAACATGGCCCTCACCACCGACAGCGGCCCGGTGTTCCTCGGTGAGGACATGGCCAAACCCAAGGCGTTCAGTGAACACACCAGTCAGCTGGTGGACGAGGATGTCAAGCGCATCCTGACGCGCGCCTACGAACGCGCCCGCGAGATCATCACCGAGTACAAGCAGGCCATGCATGAGGTGGCCGAAGCGCTGCTCTCGCAGGAACTCATCACCGGGGACGTCGTGCGTGAGGCCGTCTCCCGCGTGGGCGGGCAGAGCCAGCCCATGCCGCAGACCACCGCCTGATCCCCGCCCCTGTCTCATCCCGCCCCCGCCCTGTGCGGGGGTGTTCGCATTCCTCCGGAACGGGCTGGCTCCCGGCTGGTCCACACCGAACGGTGGCCCGGGCATCTTCGCCGCGGGCCACCCCTGCTCCGGCCGAACCTGTCCGGGTTTACTTGAGGCTGATGTGCACCTCGTTGCCGTGCTGGTCTTCCGCGTCGATCAGCGGGCCCGGGTAGGGTGTCGCTTCGATCAGCAGGCGCAGGGCGTCGAGGGTGAACCCGGCGCTTTCCAGCGCGGCCTGCCCATGCGGGGGAATCAGGCGGTCCAGGTGCGCGGCCAGGCTCACGGGGATGTTCGCGTTGTACTCGTCACCGTGCTGGGACTCCACCTGAATGCGCAGGATGCGAGGGCCGGGAGGCGCGTGGGGGTGGCCGTGCAGGTCACGGTCCATCTGCGAGGTGATGTTCTCGACCATATCGTCAATTCCTCCGGTGAGGCGGTCCACAAGGCCTTCCACAACGCCTTCCAGGCCACGGACGCGCTGGCCGCCCACCATGATGTGAGGACGTCTGGGCAGCGGAGGGGCGGGCGGGATGGGCACCGCGGCACGCAGGCCGCGCAGCAGCATCAGGTGCTCGGCCACCTGCGCGCTGTCCAGTTCGTCGCGGGCCAGCAGCGCGGAGATCAGTTCGCGGTCGCTGTCGGTCAGGGCCAGTTTGGGGCTCAGCGCGGCCAGCAGCGGTCCGGCGTCCTCCAGGGTGAGTTTCTCGCTGCGAATCAGGTCCAGGATGCGGCGGATCTTCTCTTTCATGCGGTCACGACCTTCAGGCCGCCGGCAGTCACGCGGCAGTGCAGGTGGGCGTCACCGTGGCCGAGCTGCCCGGCGTGACGGGTGGTGATGAAGCCGCCGCTCCTGCGGGTGGGGAAGTCGGCCTTGAAGGACCCCATGGTGAGTTCAGCGTCCACGCGCACGCTGCTGTCCGGGTGCAGGAGCAGCCTGGCGTTCCCGGCATTCACCTCAACGCGGTGGTCGCCGCCGGTCAGCAGACCGGCCCACTTCAGGTTGCCGCCGTTCACGCTGGCGTTCAGGGTGTGCGCGCCGGTCAGGGAGAGGTTCCCGCCGTTCACGGTGACGGTGCTGGGGCCACTCATTTCGGCCGCGGTGAGGTTCCCGCCGTTCACGTCGGCGTGCAGGCTGCTGGCGCGGCCCATGCGGACGTTCCCGCCGTTCACCTGGGTGTGCAGTCCGCCGGCCAGGTCGGGCAGCACGAGGTTGCCGCCGTCCACCTCGGCGCGCACGTGGTTGGGGGCCAGCGGCACGGTCAGGATGGCCTTGAGGGTGTTGCAGCCCGCGCCCGGCTGCTGCGGCAGGAGACTGACGCGCCAGCCCTGTGGGGTGTGCTCCAGGAGAATCCGGCCGTCCTCACTGGCTGCCAGGTGCGGCGCGGGCACGCTGGGGTCGTGCAGCACGGTGAGGCTGTACCCCTTGACCTGCAGAAGCAGGTCGCGCTGCGGGTCGGCGGGGGCGGCTGTGGGGACCAGGGGGGCGGCCGGTTGGGGCTGGGGCGGCGTGGGGAACGGCTCCGACGTGTCTTCCAGCAGGGTGTGGGCTTCCTCGGGGGTGAGTTTGCCTTCGGCCACCAGACGTTGAACGTGGCTACGAAACTCGCTTTCGGGGTGCTGTTCATTCATGCTCGTCTCCTTTGCCACCATAGAAACATCAAACTCGCTGATTGTCAAGTTCAGTTTTATATATGGTCAAACCAGGGCCACTCCCTGCGGAGTGACGAACGGTGCTGCCTGGGATTCTGCGCAGTAATTCTCTGTCTCAAACGCTTTCATCCCTCATTCGCTCCCATAGCACACCCCTCAGCCGATTCACCGAACAGAAAGACTGACTTTCCACTCAGATCACCACTCCCCGGCGCCCTATCCTCTGGGATATGACCCTGCCCGACCTCACGCCCGCGCAGCGCACCGAACTGGAACTGCTCGCCCGCGGGAAACAGCCCAAAAGCCGCACCATGCGCGACCTGAACCAGCCCGAAACCCCCGAGGCCGCGCACGCCCTGCTGCTGCGCGCCGGCCTGTGGACCGACGCCCGAACGCCATACGCCGACCGGCTGGGCGCCGCCCTGAACCCCGTCACGCATGCCGTGCCGCCTTTCCACGACGAACCCCGCCTGGACCTGACCCACCTGCCGGCGTACGCCATTGACGACGAAGGCAACCGCGACCCGGACGACGCCGTCGCCATTGAGGTCCTGCCGGGCGGCCTGACGCGCCTGTGGGTGCACGTGGCCGACGTGGCCGCCCTGGTGCCCGAAGGCAGCGACCTGGACCTGGAAGCCCGCGCGCGCGGCGCGACGCTGTACCTGCCCGACCAGACGATCGGCATGCTGCCCGACGCCCTGATCGAGCAGGCCGGGCTGGGCCTGCACCCCACGACCCCCGCCCTGAGTTTCAGCCTGGACCTCGACGAGGAAGGCAACGCCGACGCAGTCGACGTGCAGCTCACCACGGTGCAGGTGCAGCGCCTGACCTACACGCAGGCGCAGGCCCACCTGGACGCCGGCAAGGAGCCGTTCGTGACCCTCGCGCGGCTCGCGCGGGCCAGCCGCGCCCTGCGCGAACAGGAGGGTGCCCTGAGCATCGATCTGCCCGAGGTGCGCGTGAAGGCCGATGAGACCGGCGTGGCAGTCACGGCCCTGCCGCGCCCGGAGATGCGGAGCGTCGTGCAGGAATGCATGACGCTGGCCGGGTGGGCCGCGGCCATCTACGCCGACGACCACGCGGTGCCGGTGCCGTTCGCCACGCAGGACCCCCCGCACCGCGAGGTGCACGGCGACACCCTGCCTGCGCAGTGGGCGCGGCGCAAGACCCTGGCCCGCACCCGCTTCCAGCCGGCGCCCGGCCCGCACGCCGGCATGGGGCTGGACCTGTACGCGCAGGCCACCAGCCCCATGCGGCGGTACCTGGACCTCGTGGTGCACCAGCAGCTGCGCGCGCATCTGGCCGGCCGCGAACCCCTGAGCGGCAAGGAGGTGGCGGCGCGCGTGGCGCAGGCGCAGATGAATGCCGACGCCACCCGGCAGGCCGAGCGTCTGAGCCGCCGTCACCACACGCTGCGCTTCATTGCGGCGGACCCGGACCGGGTGTGGCCGGCGGTGGTCGTGGACCGCCGCGGCCCACAGGCGACGCTGCTCATTCCGGAGCTGGCCTTTGATGTGACGCTCAGCACGCCCGCCGCCCCCGGTACGGCCCTGCACGTGCAGTTCACGGAAGTGAATCTGGCCGCGCTGAGCGTCCGGGCCCGGGTCGTCCAGCCCCGCTGAGGCCCCGTGAGCCGCGCCGCGGCGAACCCAGGCAGGCCCTCAAATGACCGCCCCTTATTTCGCTCGCAGCGAAAAACAGCGTGATAGACGCACAATTCTGCGCGTCAAATCTGATTCATCTTGCATTCATGCGCGGGCCGGTGTGGCTACACTGCCAGGTATGTCCGCAGCGAGTGCCACCCCGAGCGACATTGTGTCCCTCCGCATGAGTCATTGCCGAGCTGAACACGCCGCCCGCAGCGCGCAGTACCACCTCGCTGTCCTGCACTACCGCACCTGCCTGGAAGCGGCCGAACGCCGGGAGGACTGCCGCGCCGTGGAGTTCTTCGCGCTGAAACTCGCCCACTGCTACGAGCACATGGGCCTGCCCGACAAGGCTGCCAGTTTCCGCGCCCTGGCCGGCAGCGGCCCCTCCCCGCTGCTGGGCTGACCCTGCGCGGCGGCACCGGCAGCCCGGTCAGGCAGCCCTCAGCGGCGTGCGGCACACTCGGCGCATGACCCGCTTCCCTTCCCGCCTGCTGCTTCCCCTGGCGCTGCTGACCGGCGGCGCGCACGCCGCCACCCTCGCCCTGACCGTCGGCCAGACCGGGCAGCTGGGCCGCGCCGCCGTGACCCTGCTGCGCGCCCAGGACAGCCGCTGCCCCCTGAACGCCCGCTGCATCCAGGCGGGCGAGCTGCGTGCCACCGCGCTGGTCGTGCAGGGCAGCCGCGCCCGCCTCGTGCATCTCACGCTGCCGGGCACCGCCGCCGGGCAGGGCCTGCACATCAGCGGCGCGAACCGCCGCGTGGCCGGGCCGCGACCGGAGCCGCTGCAGGTGACCTTCAGCGACGGGCAGTAAGCGCCCATCCGGTGCCCCGCGCCCTTTCCCTGGGAGGCGGGTCTGTTTTAATGGCGGGCATGCCTGACTCCTCCCCCGCCGACGCCACGCCCTGCGACCTTGGATTCGTCATGCCGCCCGAATGGGCTGAACACGCCGCCACATGGATGAGCTGGCCGGCCGACGATGACCTGTGGTTCGGTCACCTGGACGCCGTGCGGGCCGAATTCGCCGGGCTGGTCCGCACCATTGCCCGGTTCGAGCCGGTGCAGCTGCTGGTACGCGATGAGGAAAGCGACACGGACGCCCGCGCCCGCCTGGGCGGCGCGGACGTCACGTTCCACCGCGTGCCGCTGGACGACGTGTGGATGCGTGACAACGGCCCGATCTTCGTGCGCCGCGGGCACGACCTGGCCCTCGTGGACTGGCAGTTCAACTCGTGGGGTGGAAAATTCAACTGGCAGCACGACGACCGCGTGCCCGAGTACGTCGCCGGGCACCTGGGCACGCACCGCTGGGCGCAGCCGTTCGTGCTTGAGGGCGGCGGCCTGGAAGTCAACGGGCAGGGCGTGGGCCTCACCACCCGCTCGTGCTTCCTGACCCCCACCCGCAACCCCGGCCTGACCGAGGAAGGCTACGCGGCGCTGCTGGCCGACACGCTGGGCGTGCAGAAACTCCTGTGGCTCGACGGCGGCCTGGAAAACGACCACACGGACGGCCACATCGACACCATCACGCGCTTCACGGACGAACGCACCCTTGTGACCAGCGTGGAAAGCAACCCGGCGGACCCCAACCACGCCGTGATGGCGAGGAACCTGGCCGAGCTGCGCGCCATGACTGACCAGAACGGCGAGCCGTTCCGGGTCGTGGAACTGCCTCTCCCCGCCGAGCGGCTCGAAGGCGCCGAAGGCCGCCTGCCGCCCACGTACGCGAACTTCTACATCGGCAACGGGTTCGTGGTCGTGCCGCTGTACGGTGATCCGAACGACGCCCGCGCCCTGGAGATCCTGCGGCCCCTCTTCCCCGGGCGTGAGGTGATCGGCCTGAGCAGCCGCGCCCTCATCGAGGGGGGTGGGAGCTTCCACTGCGTGACGCAGCAGCAGCCCACAGGCACCCCCTGGACCGGCCAGTAACCCCCGCCTGCCCGGCGGCCTGGCAGCCCCACCCAGGGGAGTTCCGTCTGGTCAGGTCTGCCGCACGGCCGCCGCGCCGCGTCCCACAGTGAGCGGGTGACGGAACTGGACCTGGGCAACGGGTACTCGGCGCGGCCAATCTCACTGGACACCTACCGGGACGCCTGCACGCGACTGGAAGACCGGATATTCGGCGGAAACTCGCTGTACGCCTTTGACCCGCCGCAGCGAACGGCGCCGCCGCTGGGAGAGGCCTGGAACTGGGGGGTGTACCACGCCGGCGAACTGATCGGCTGGCATCACGCGCACACCCAGGACGAACGCACGGTCTACATGGCCGACACCGGCCTGCTCCCGGAACATCATGGGCGCGGCGTGTACACGCGCCTGCTCCCCCACCTCCTGGAGACCTTCCGCGCGACAGGATTCACGCTGGTGAAAAGCCATCACCGCGCCACGAACAACGCCGTGCTTATTCCCAAACTGCGCGCCGGGTTTCACGTGCAGGGCCTGACCGCCTACGAGGGCGGCCTGAATGTCGCCCTGACCCTCAGCCTGGACCGCACGTACGCGCAGGCCATGCACGTCCGCAGCGGGTACCGCGCGCCGCACGGCGAGGTGGCGCGCCGCCTGGGCCTCCCGGCCGCCGCTGACCCGGCCGGGCCCGACGCCCCCCACCTGCCCCTTCCCGGTGACGCGGGACCCGGCACAAGCCTGGGCGGCGGCTACACCCTGCATTCCGTCACGCCTGAGACCTTCCACGCGGTGTACACGACGCTGGAACCGCAGGCGTACCAGACGGACTCCTGGGCGTGGCCCCACCCGGCGGCGCGCGCCCGGCCGGACACCCCAAGCTGGGCCTGGCTGATCGCGCACGGGGGCCAGGTGGCCGGCTGGCAGCTGTCCCGCGCGTGGGATGACCGCACGGCGTACATGGTGAACACCACGCTGCTCCCGGACCACCGGGGGCGGGGTGTGTACACGCGGCTCCTGCCCACCGTCCTGGACGCCCTGCGCGCCGAGGGCTTCGATCTGGTGCGCAGCCACCACCACCTGACCAACAACGCCGTGATCCTCCCGAAACTCCGGGCCGGTTTTCACGTGCAGGGCGTGCAGGTGGATGAGCACGGCGTCATGGCCGTCCTGATGCGCAGCTTTGACGCGGCGTACGAAGCTTACATGCACCGCCGCAGCGGGCTGACGCGCTAGGGTCTGTCTGGCTGAATTTGGCAGGATGAGGGCATGAGCCGGACGGATTTGACCGAGCAGCAGTGGGCGATCCTGGCGCCACTGCTGCCTCAGAACCCGGAGCGAGGCCATGCCGACAAGGACCATCGGCCTGTCCTGAACGGGATCATCTGGCGTGAGAAGACGGGTGCACCGTGGCGTGACATTCCAGAGCGGTACGGTCCATGGCAACGTTGCCATGACCGTTTCACCCGCTGGTCGCGCAGCGGGGTCTGGGCAGAGATTCTGGCCGCCCTGCAACTGAAAGCCGATGCTGAGGGAAAGATTGATTGGGAGGGTGCGGCC from Deinococcus taeanensis carries:
- a CDS encoding ribonuclease catalytic domain-containing protein — translated: MTLPDLTPAQRTELELLARGKQPKSRTMRDLNQPETPEAAHALLLRAGLWTDARTPYADRLGAALNPVTHAVPPFHDEPRLDLTHLPAYAIDDEGNRDPDDAVAIEVLPGGLTRLWVHVADVAALVPEGSDLDLEARARGATLYLPDQTIGMLPDALIEQAGLGLHPTTPALSFSLDLDEEGNADAVDVQLTTVQVQRLTYTQAQAHLDAGKEPFVTLARLARASRALREQEGALSIDLPEVRVKADETGVAVTALPRPEMRSVVQECMTLAGWAAAIYADDHAVPVPFATQDPPHREVHGDTLPAQWARRKTLARTRFQPAPGPHAGMGLDLYAQATSPMRRYLDLVVHQQLRAHLAGREPLSGKEVAARVAQAQMNADATRQAERLSRRHHTLRFIAADPDRVWPAVVVDRRGPQATLLIPELAFDVTLSTPAAPGTALHVQFTEVNLAALSVRARVVQPR
- the ftsH gene encoding ATP-dependent zinc metalloprotease FtsH, encoding MKRLNPWLIVLFVLALFLMFSQAPMSGRSSVNYNEFKSLLERGQVERVVVRENNAAVTLRAPTRVQVNTASGLQPREIQDFSVRLPSSLATPDNSLINQIEQQNVALRFEQPSQWLSILLNFLPIILLFAMMYFFFMRAQGGQNGVMQFGQSKAKKYGKENRVQTKFTDVAGHEEAKKELIEVVDFLKNPGKYHQIGAEIPKGVLLVGPPGTGKTLLARAIAGEADVPFFSVSASEFMEMFVGVGASRVRTLFEDARKSAPAIMFIDEIDSIGRKRGAGIGGGHDEREQTLNQILSEMDGFDKSSSVIVLGATNRPDVLDPALLRPGRFDRQVTIDLPNLKEREAILKVHLRNKPLAGGVDVNEIAKSTPYFSGADLKNVTNEAALEAARLSKTQIDMSDFYRALDKITLGLENGSLTISDQEKKAIAYHEAGHAVTAAVIPGSDKLQKVSIIPRGRALGAAFYLPEEQVLMSKERLENQLIVALGGRAAEEVFMGSVTSGAADDFRKATNIARKMVLEWGMGDNFKNMALTTDSGPVFLGEDMAKPKAFSEHTSQLVDEDVKRILTRAYERAREIITEYKQAMHEVAEALLSQELITGDVVREAVSRVGGQSQPMPQTTA
- a CDS encoding IS5 family transposase yields the protein MSRTDLTEQQWAILAPLLPQNPERGHADKDHRPVLNGIIWREKTGAPWRDIPERYGPWQRCHDRFTRWSRSGVWAEILAALQLKADAEGKIDWEGAALDSTHVKAHRSAVGARKQPAKLEKRGPSTTSGSASVEGDEPAQFTFLMDGNRRPLSILVSA
- a CDS encoding agmatine deiminase family protein, whose product is MPDSSPADATPCDLGFVMPPEWAEHAATWMSWPADDDLWFGHLDAVRAEFAGLVRTIARFEPVQLLVRDEESDTDARARLGGADVTFHRVPLDDVWMRDNGPIFVRRGHDLALVDWQFNSWGGKFNWQHDDRVPEYVAGHLGTHRWAQPFVLEGGGLEVNGQGVGLTTRSCFLTPTRNPGLTEEGYAALLADTLGVQKLLWLDGGLENDHTDGHIDTITRFTDERTLVTSVESNPADPNHAVMARNLAELRAMTDQNGEPFRVVELPLPAERLEGAEGRLPPTYANFYIGNGFVVVPLYGDPNDARALEILRPLFPGREVIGLSSRALIEGGGSFHCVTQQQPTGTPWTGQ
- a CDS encoding GNAT family N-acetyltransferase, which encodes MTELDLGNGYSARPISLDTYRDACTRLEDRIFGGNSLYAFDPPQRTAPPLGEAWNWGVYHAGELIGWHHAHTQDERTVYMADTGLLPEHHGRGVYTRLLPHLLETFRATGFTLVKSHHRATNNAVLIPKLRAGFHVQGLTAYEGGLNVALTLSLDRTYAQAMHVRSGYRAPHGEVARRLGLPAAADPAGPDAPHLPLPGDAGPGTSLGGGYTLHSVTPETFHAVYTTLEPQAYQTDSWAWPHPAARARPDTPSWAWLIAHGGQVAGWQLSRAWDDRTAYMVNTTLLPDHRGRGVYTRLLPTVLDALRAEGFDLVRSHHHLTNNAVILPKLRAGFHVQGVQVDEHGVMAVLMRSFDAAYEAYMHRRSGLTR